A stretch of Halosimplex halophilum DNA encodes these proteins:
- a CDS encoding YeeE/YedE family protein, with protein sequence MVTDPVLLQAAADLFPNGISRYAVGGLLVGLGTVLIYVGTGIPAGASTFLESTLSYVSDQSRFQQYVASRDWRLVFTAGIVLGGLAFAATVQSGLVTSSLYEPGTTGQLYEVAGVTLWQTDVQPWRLFVGGILVGIGTRIGKGCTSGHGVCGVGSASKTSLAGVLTFLTVAIGTAQVVAALGVSP encoded by the coding sequence ATGGTCACTGACCCAGTACTGCTCCAGGCGGCCGCCGACCTGTTCCCGAACGGGATCAGTCGCTACGCCGTCGGCGGCCTGCTCGTCGGCCTCGGGACCGTCCTGATCTACGTCGGGACGGGTATCCCGGCCGGGGCGAGCACGTTCCTGGAGTCGACGCTGTCGTACGTCTCCGACCAGTCGCGGTTCCAGCAGTACGTCGCCTCGCGGGACTGGCGGCTCGTGTTCACGGCCGGCATCGTGCTGGGCGGGCTAGCGTTCGCGGCGACGGTTCAGTCCGGCCTGGTCACGAGTTCGCTGTACGAGCCCGGAACGACCGGCCAGCTCTACGAGGTCGCCGGCGTGACGCTCTGGCAGACCGACGTCCAGCCGTGGCGGCTGTTCGTCGGCGGTATCCTGGTCGGCATCGGAACCCGGATCGGCAAGGGCTGTACGTCCGGCCACGGCGTCTGCGGCGTCGGTTCGGCGTCGAAGACGTCGCTGGCCGGCGTCCTGACGTTCCTGACCGTCGCCATCGGGACGGCACAGGTCGTCGCCGCGCTGGGGGTGAGCCCATGA
- a CDS encoding MBL fold metallo-hydrolase yields the protein MNAEDFPTPDADVETVAPETLKERIDAGEDVTLLDARMNSDYEEWRIDGENVTSINVPYFQFLEDDIDEDVLDRIPDDREVTVLCAKGGASEFVAGTLAERGYDVNHLEDGMNGWARIYEAVKVENYDGAGTLVQYQRPSSGCLGYLLYDDGEAAIIDPLRAFTDRYLADTDDLGVDLQYALDTHIHADHISGVRDLDDEGVEGVVPEAAVDRGVTYADELTTAADGDTFEVGDATVEAVYTPGHTTGMTSYLVDDSLLATGDGLFVESVARPDLEEGDEGAPDAARMLYESLQDRVLPLPDDTLVGGAHFSDAAEPAADGTYTAPIGELVDEMDALTMDEDDFVELILSDMPPRPANYEDIIATNLGQNAVDDDEAFTLELGPNNCAASQDSLAGD from the coding sequence ATGAACGCGGAAGACTTCCCAACTCCGGACGCCGACGTGGAGACGGTCGCCCCGGAGACGCTAAAAGAGCGCATCGACGCGGGCGAGGACGTGACACTGCTCGACGCGCGAATGAACTCGGACTACGAGGAGTGGCGCATCGACGGCGAGAACGTCACGTCGATCAACGTCCCGTACTTCCAGTTCCTCGAGGACGACATCGACGAGGACGTGCTCGACCGGATCCCCGACGACCGCGAGGTAACCGTCCTGTGCGCGAAGGGCGGCGCCAGCGAGTTCGTCGCGGGGACGCTCGCCGAGCGCGGCTACGACGTGAACCACCTCGAAGACGGCATGAACGGCTGGGCGCGCATCTACGAGGCCGTCAAGGTCGAGAACTACGACGGCGCGGGGACGCTCGTCCAGTACCAGCGCCCCTCCTCGGGCTGTCTCGGCTATCTGCTCTACGACGACGGCGAAGCCGCAATCATCGACCCGCTGCGGGCGTTCACCGACCGCTATCTCGCCGACACCGACGACCTCGGCGTCGACCTGCAGTACGCGCTCGACACGCACATCCACGCCGACCACATCTCGGGCGTGCGCGACCTCGACGACGAGGGCGTCGAGGGCGTCGTTCCCGAGGCCGCGGTCGACCGCGGCGTGACGTACGCTGACGAGCTGACCACGGCCGCGGACGGCGACACCTTCGAGGTCGGAGACGCGACCGTCGAGGCGGTGTACACGCCCGGCCACACGACCGGAATGACCTCGTACCTCGTCGACGACAGTCTGCTCGCGACCGGCGACGGACTCTTCGTCGAGAGCGTCGCCCGCCCCGACCTCGAAGAGGGCGACGAGGGCGCGCCGGACGCCGCGCGCATGCTCTACGAGTCGCTGCAGGACCGCGTCCTACCGCTGCCCGACGACACGCTCGTCGGTGGCGCGCACTTCAGCGACGCCGCCGAGCCCGCTGCGGACGGTACCTACACCGCGCCCATCGGCGAGCTCGTCGATGAGATGGACGCACTCACGATGGACGAGGACGACTTCGTCGAGCTGATCCTCTCGGACATGCCGCCGCGGCCGGCCAACTACGAGGACATCATCGCGACGAACCTCGGGCAGAACGCCGTCGACGACGACGAGGCGTTCACGCTGGAGCTCGGGCCGAACAACTGCGCCGCCAGTCAGGACTCGCTCGCGGGTGACTGA
- a CDS encoding sulfurtransferase TusA family protein yields MSAEYDIAETLDVKGASCPMPVVKTKSAIDDLAADEVLEVLATDSGSMSDIDGWADGTDGVELLAQEESGDVYKHYVRKTE; encoded by the coding sequence ATGAGTGCAGAATACGACATCGCGGAGACGCTCGACGTGAAAGGCGCATCGTGCCCGATGCCGGTCGTCAAGACCAAATCGGCCATCGACGACCTCGCCGCCGACGAGGTTCTGGAGGTACTCGCGACCGACTCGGGCAGCATGAGCGACATCGACGGCTGGGCCGACGGCACGGACGGCGTGGAACTGCTCGCACAGGAGGAGAGCGGTGACGTGTACAAACACTACGTGCGCAAGACGGAGTGA
- a CDS encoding DsrE/DsrF/DrsH-like family protein — protein MSTDTSDTTAEDAPDAAEGDAPSRAELAARVAELEESLAESEDDDDPKKMSIIATKGTLDMAYPPLILASTAAAFGYDVTVFHTFWGLDILHEERSKDLKLSSVGNPNMPVPNAVAALPGMDRVTTKLMEKKIDDNDTATIEELVETSLDMGVEFQACQMTIDLMDYDEDDFYDGVTAGVGAATALQDMADADIQLLV, from the coding sequence ATGAGCACGGACACCTCAGACACGACAGCCGAGGACGCCCCCGACGCGGCCGAGGGTGACGCCCCCTCCCGCGCGGAGCTGGCCGCACGCGTCGCCGAGCTGGAGGAGTCGCTCGCCGAGTCGGAGGACGACGACGACCCGAAGAAGATGTCGATCATTGCGACGAAAGGGACGCTGGACATGGCCTACCCGCCGCTGATCCTCGCCAGCACCGCGGCCGCGTTCGGCTACGACGTGACGGTCTTCCACACGTTCTGGGGCCTGGATATCCTCCACGAGGAGCGCTCGAAGGACCTCAAGCTGAGCTCCGTCGGCAACCCCAACATGCCCGTGCCCAACGCGGTCGCCGCCCTGCCCGGGATGGATCGGGTGACGACGAAGCTGATGGAGAAGAAGATCGACGACAACGACACCGCAACCATCGAAGAGCTCGTCGAGACGAGCCTGGACATGGGCGTGGAGTTCCAGGCCTGTCAGATGACCATCGACCTGATGGACTACGACGAGGACGACTTCTACGACGGCGTCACCGCGGGCGTCGGCGCCGCCACCGCCCTCCAGGACATGGCCGACGCCGACATCCAGCTCCTCGTCTGA
- a CDS encoding CinA family protein, whose amino-acid sequence MNDDAPAARIGDILGERGETLAVAESCTGGLLGSTITGVAGSSDYFVGGVVAYTERTKRQLLAVSRESLERHGAVSETVASAMARHIRDETGADWGVSTTGYAGPGGGDADTPVGTVYIGIAYAGGDGRDPYATVEHHRFEGERATVKERIVEQALRSALGEIVE is encoded by the coding sequence ATGAACGACGACGCACCCGCCGCGCGGATCGGCGACATACTGGGCGAGCGCGGAGAGACGCTGGCCGTCGCCGAGTCCTGTACCGGGGGACTGCTCGGGTCGACGATCACGGGCGTCGCCGGGTCGAGCGACTACTTCGTCGGCGGCGTCGTCGCCTACACGGAGCGGACAAAGCGCCAGTTGCTCGCGGTCTCCCGGGAGAGCCTGGAGCGCCACGGCGCGGTGAGCGAGACGGTCGCCAGCGCGATGGCGCGGCACATCCGCGACGAGACCGGCGCCGACTGGGGCGTCTCCACGACCGGCTACGCGGGCCCGGGCGGCGGCGACGCCGACACCCCGGTCGGCACCGTCTACATCGGCATCGCGTACGCCGGCGGCGACGGCCGTGACCCCTACGCGACCGTCGAACACCACCGCTTCGAGGGCGAGCGCGCGACGGTCAAAGAGCGCATCGTCGAGCAGGCACTGCGGTCTGCGCTGGGAGAGATAGTGGAGTGA
- a CDS encoding ABC transporter ATP-binding protein: MTDAPLLEVRDLEKHYPVRSGLLRRVTGHVEAVDGVSFEVRAGETVGLVGESGCGKSTTATTLLGLEEPTGGEVRFDGRPVADLAGDDRDRFRRRAQVVFQDPNSAFDPRLTVGESVAEPLAIHGLRDADRRREIVADTLERVGLTAADADRYPHEFSGGQKQRIALARALVLDPDLLVVDEPVSALDVSVQAEILSLLSDLQDDLGLAMVLISHDLGVVRQVCDRVCVMYLGEVVERGSAEALFADPRHPYTEALLSAIPEPDPDARDAAVELTGDVPDPSNPPAGCSFHPRCHRVIPPEGFEFRDGEFRGVLDLRLAVERGDVGADEFDDPEAVREAFGVPDPLSDGEAERLLDDAVDAAAAGRTDEAADRLDAFESVCEREDPALEPTDGDGGGDERADHPAACLRNGESAESAPPTTE; this comes from the coding sequence ATGACTGACGCGCCGCTCCTCGAAGTCCGGGACCTCGAGAAGCACTACCCGGTCCGGTCGGGGCTGCTCCGGCGGGTGACCGGCCACGTCGAGGCCGTCGACGGCGTGAGCTTCGAGGTGCGCGCGGGGGAGACGGTCGGGCTCGTCGGGGAGTCGGGCTGCGGCAAGTCCACGACCGCGACGACGCTGCTGGGCCTTGAGGAGCCGACGGGCGGCGAGGTGCGCTTCGACGGCCGGCCGGTCGCCGACCTCGCGGGCGACGACCGCGACCGCTTCCGCCGGCGCGCCCAGGTCGTCTTCCAGGACCCAAACTCGGCGTTCGACCCGCGGCTCACCGTCGGCGAGTCGGTCGCCGAGCCGCTGGCGATCCACGGTCTGCGCGACGCCGACCGTCGCCGGGAGATCGTCGCCGACACGCTCGAACGCGTCGGACTGACGGCGGCCGACGCCGACCGCTACCCCCACGAGTTCTCCGGCGGGCAGAAACAGCGGATCGCCCTCGCCCGGGCGCTCGTGCTCGACCCCGACCTGCTGGTCGTCGACGAGCCCGTCTCCGCGCTGGACGTGAGCGTCCAGGCGGAGATCCTCTCGCTCCTCTCGGACCTGCAGGACGACCTGGGCCTCGCGATGGTGCTCATCAGCCACGACCTGGGGGTCGTCCGCCAGGTCTGCGACCGCGTCTGCGTCATGTACCTCGGCGAGGTCGTCGAGCGCGGGTCGGCCGAGGCGCTGTTCGCCGACCCGCGCCACCCCTACACCGAGGCGCTGCTGTCGGCCATCCCCGAGCCGGACCCGGACGCCCGCGACGCGGCCGTCGAGCTGACCGGCGACGTGCCCGACCCGTCGAACCCGCCCGCCGGCTGCTCGTTCCACCCGCGGTGTCACCGCGTGATACCCCCCGAGGGGTTCGAGTTCCGGGACGGCGAGTTCCGGGGGGTGCTCGACCTCCGGCTCGCCGTCGAGCGCGGTGACGTGGGCGCCGACGAGTTCGACGACCCCGAGGCCGTCCGCGAGGCGTTCGGCGTCCCGGACCCGCTCTCCGACGGCGAGGCCGAGCGGCTCCTCGACGATGCGGTCGACGCGGCCGCGGCCGGTCGGACCGACGAGGCGGCCGACCGGCTCGACGCCTTCGAGAGCGTCTGCGAGCGCGAGGACCCCGCGCTCGAACCGACCGACGGAGACGGGGGCGGGGACGAGCGCGCGGATCACCCTGCGGCGTGTCTACGGAACGGCGAGTCGGCCGAGTCGGCACCACCGACGACCGAGTGA
- a CDS encoding ABC transporter ATP-binding protein → MADPLLDVRDLRVRFDTDEGVVRAVDGVDFDVGEGETVCLVGESGSGKTVACESITRLLPDSAAVDGEIRFDGTDLTDCSVSELESYRGGRIGHVFQNPQDALDPVYTVGEQVVEAIRIHRDVSKAAAREEAVALLDRVGIGEAAARFDDYPHQFSGGMKQRVVVAMALAADPDLLIADEPTTALDVTIQRQVLNLLADLQAERGMALLFVTHDLGVVAEIADRVVVTYAGKVMETAGVHDLFDDPAHPYTRALLACLPGRGAALETIGGSIPEPTDPPDGCRFHPRCPHAVDDCIGGNQPAFRAVDGGRADTDSGGQGGPEGDTDAGATDHGVACLLYGEDHALPPELGVSDD, encoded by the coding sequence ATGGCCGACCCGCTCCTCGACGTCCGCGACCTGCGGGTCCGCTTCGACACCGACGAGGGCGTCGTCCGCGCGGTCGACGGCGTCGACTTCGACGTGGGCGAGGGCGAGACGGTGTGTCTCGTCGGCGAGTCCGGGTCGGGCAAGACCGTCGCCTGCGAGTCGATCACCCGGTTGCTCCCCGACTCCGCCGCCGTCGACGGGGAGATCCGCTTCGACGGGACCGACCTCACCGACTGCTCGGTCTCGGAGCTCGAATCCTACCGCGGCGGGCGCATCGGCCACGTCTTCCAGAACCCCCAGGACGCCCTGGACCCCGTCTACACCGTGGGGGAGCAGGTCGTCGAGGCGATCCGCATCCACCGCGACGTGTCGAAGGCGGCCGCCCGCGAGGAGGCCGTCGCGCTGCTCGACCGCGTCGGGATCGGCGAGGCCGCGGCGCGGTTCGACGACTACCCCCACCAGTTCTCCGGCGGGATGAAACAGCGGGTCGTCGTCGCGATGGCCCTGGCGGCCGACCCCGACCTGCTGATCGCCGACGAGCCGACGACGGCGCTGGACGTGACCATCCAGCGCCAGGTATTGAACCTCCTCGCGGACCTGCAGGCCGAGCGCGGGATGGCGCTTCTGTTCGTCACCCACGACCTGGGCGTCGTCGCGGAGATCGCCGACCGCGTCGTCGTCACGTACGCCGGGAAGGTGATGGAGACGGCCGGCGTCCACGACCTGTTCGACGACCCGGCCCATCCGTACACGCGGGCGCTGCTGGCCTGTCTCCCGGGGCGCGGCGCGGCGCTGGAGACCATCGGCGGGTCGATCCCGGAGCCGACCGACCCGCCCGACGGCTGCCGGTTCCACCCGCGCTGTCCGCACGCGGTCGACGACTGTATCGGGGGCAACCAGCCCGCGTTCCGGGCCGTCGACGGGGGCCGTGCCGACACCGACAGCGGAGGGCAGGGAGGTCCGGAGGGGGACACCGATGCGGGTGCGACCGACCACGGGGTCGCCTGTCTGCTCTACGGCGAGGACCACGCGCTCCCCCCGGAGCTGGGGGTGAGCGATGACTGA
- a CDS encoding ABC transporter permease, with product MPSSDSDPPEFARVDWDATAPGRRRPSARTTGFALALLAVVGLLAYDLVVEPEKTIPLVGWDVNRSGWLVVAALVVLARYVLVPLVADRDRTARHVRAFLARPAGVLALGYLVLFALLGVLGPELFQFTYAKLDARLQPPVFAGVNMGATDGYSCVGPVVDGVCRGTWQYPLGTNRIGENVVEGLIGGMHVAVKVGVATAVVMAAVATTVGTVAGYYGGWVDDLVMRYVDVQQTIPAIVVYIVLATLFFGNVEGISDGGAFAFVLVFGLLDWGGIARLVRGEAMQRRSEGYVRAARAAGASDLHVVRRHVVPNSTATIVTALTRRIPLLVLAQVGLAYLALNSTRPASFGELLRVSLQGRHMPWHVQWWTSVPAVLLLVGLVVSFNVFGDTVRDVLDPREEVR from the coding sequence ATGCCCTCCAGCGATTCCGATCCCCCGGAGTTCGCGCGGGTCGACTGGGACGCGACGGCGCCCGGCCGGCGGCGGCCGTCCGCGAGGACGACCGGGTTCGCGCTCGCGTTGCTGGCGGTTGTCGGCCTGCTCGCCTACGACCTGGTGGTCGAACCCGAGAAGACGATCCCGTTGGTCGGGTGGGACGTGAACCGGTCGGGCTGGCTGGTCGTCGCCGCGCTGGTCGTCCTCGCCCGGTACGTCCTCGTCCCGCTGGTGGCCGACCGCGACCGGACCGCCCGGCACGTCCGGGCGTTCCTCGCCCGGCCCGCGGGCGTCCTCGCGCTCGGGTACCTCGTCCTGTTCGCCCTGCTCGGCGTGCTCGGGCCGGAACTGTTCCAGTTCACCTACGCGAAGCTCGACGCGCGGCTCCAGCCGCCGGTGTTCGCCGGTGTAAACATGGGCGCCACCGACGGCTACTCCTGCGTCGGCCCGGTCGTCGACGGCGTCTGTCGGGGCACCTGGCAGTACCCGCTCGGGACGAACCGCATCGGCGAGAACGTCGTCGAGGGACTCATCGGCGGGATGCACGTCGCGGTCAAGGTCGGCGTCGCAACCGCGGTGGTGATGGCCGCCGTTGCGACGACGGTGGGGACGGTCGCCGGCTACTACGGCGGGTGGGTCGACGACCTGGTGATGCGCTACGTCGACGTCCAGCAGACGATCCCGGCGATCGTCGTCTACATCGTCCTCGCGACGCTGTTTTTCGGCAACGTCGAGGGCATCTCCGACGGCGGCGCGTTCGCGTTCGTGCTCGTGTTCGGGCTGCTCGACTGGGGCGGGATCGCCCGGCTGGTCCGCGGCGAGGCGATGCAGCGGCGGAGCGAGGGGTACGTCCGCGCCGCGAGGGCGGCCGGCGCGAGCGACCTGCACGTGGTCCGCCGCCACGTCGTCCCGAACTCGACGGCCACCATCGTCACCGCGCTCACGCGGCGGATCCCCCTGCTCGTGCTCGCGCAGGTCGGCCTCGCGTACCTCGCGCTCAACTCGACGCGGCCGGCCTCGTTCGGCGAACTGCTCCGGGTCAGCCTGCAGGGCCGGCACATGCCCTGGCACGTCCAGTGGTGGACCTCGGTCCCCGCCGTCCTCCTGCTGGTCGGGCTGGTCGTCTCGTTCAACGTCTTCGGCGACACGGTCCGGGACGTGCTCGATCCCCGGGAGGAGGTGCGGTAG
- a CDS encoding ABC transporter permease, translated as MSYARYLLRRAAFAVLSAYLVVTITFFVIASTVRLRLQQRLALASWGGATEEELESIREGFVAARDLDTPMHERYVGWLVDVTTLDWGYSFAYGRPVIAVLDGRVQATLGYVLPGVAVAVLAGVLLGLFAALAKDGAFDWSVRLVAYALFGVPVFMFVIYLRYLSGEGIIPVGLGRWALATTAVAASLLAGQVRFARASALEQTGRAFVKMLRAKGADRLRLARHVLRNAAIPIVSLSMTELLAVLVLNIYIIEAVVGIPGLAEASLRAIRESDTALVIWTTLVVVFIGITGNFLQDVLYGSLDPRVRTETERQ; from the coding sequence ATGAGCTACGCACGGTATCTCCTCCGGCGCGCCGCCTTCGCCGTCCTGTCCGCGTATCTGGTCGTGACGATCACCTTCTTCGTCATCGCGAGTACGGTCAGGCTGCGGCTGCAACAGCGCCTCGCGCTCGCGTCGTGGGGAGGGGCGACCGAGGAGGAACTCGAATCGATCCGGGAGGGGTTCGTCGCCGCGCGGGACCTCGACACGCCGATGCACGAGCGCTACGTCGGCTGGCTGGTCGACGTGACCACCCTCGACTGGGGGTATTCGTTCGCCTACGGCCGCCCGGTGATCGCGGTCCTCGACGGCCGCGTCCAGGCGACGCTCGGCTACGTCCTCCCGGGCGTCGCCGTCGCGGTCCTGGCGGGCGTGCTGCTGGGGCTGTTCGCCGCGCTCGCGAAGGACGGCGCCTTCGACTGGTCGGTCCGCCTGGTCGCCTACGCGCTGTTCGGCGTCCCGGTGTTCATGTTCGTGATCTACCTCCGGTACCTCTCCGGCGAGGGGATCATCCCCGTCGGCCTCGGCCGCTGGGCGCTCGCGACGACCGCCGTCGCGGCGAGCCTGCTGGCCGGACAGGTCAGGTTCGCTCGCGCGTCCGCGCTCGAACAGACCGGTCGGGCGTTCGTGAAGATGCTCCGCGCGAAAGGCGCCGACCGCCTCCGCCTGGCGCGTCACGTCCTCCGGAACGCGGCGATCCCGATCGTCTCGCTGTCGATGACGGAGCTGCTGGCCGTCCTCGTGTTGAACATCTACATCATCGAGGCGGTCGTCGGGATCCCCGGCCTCGCCGAGGCGAGCCTGCGCGCCATCCGCGAGAGCGACACCGCCCTGGTCATCTGGACGACGCTGGTCGTCGTCTTCATCGGGATCACCGGCAACTTCCTCCAGGACGTGCTCTACGGCTCGCTCGACCCCCGGGTCCGGACCGAGACCGAGCGCCAGTGA
- a CDS encoding TRAM domain-containing protein produces MEYVWIAAGTGLVVVSLAAIAVRRRRSSESRASERAHEAAQEREPPVEIGESYTVGVTEFSDHHSGGTVAVGKVEGFVLFVEDVPSGVSVGDPIRAKVVSFNRGHTSADAVFVERG; encoded by the coding sequence ATGGAGTACGTCTGGATCGCCGCCGGGACGGGCCTCGTGGTGGTGTCGCTCGCCGCGATCGCGGTTCGGCGTCGTCGGTCGTCGGAGAGTCGAGCGTCCGAGCGGGCCCACGAGGCGGCACAGGAGCGGGAGCCACCCGTCGAGATCGGTGAGTCATACACGGTCGGGGTGACCGAGTTCTCGGACCACCACTCGGGCGGGACGGTCGCGGTCGGCAAAGTCGAGGGGTTCGTCCTGTTCGTCGAGGACGTTCCCTCCGGGGTTTCCGTCGGCGACCCCATCCGCGCGAAGGTGGTGTCGTTCAACAGGGGACACACGTCGGCCGACGCGGTGTTCGTCGAGCGCGGCTGA